In one Thunnus maccoyii chromosome 12, fThuMac1.1, whole genome shotgun sequence genomic region, the following are encoded:
- the lrrc24 gene encoding leucine-rich repeat-containing protein 24, translated as MVLLWLSRLILIILALVPQPSLECPSGCRCYSLTVECGSLGIKEIPQGVSSVTETFFLQDNAIMQIRLQDLTRLGSLHYLYLQNNSISALEPGAFLSQGQLLELALNGNLIHLVTPDMFRGLEHLRILYLAGNQITRVQDYTFRGLQRLQELHLQENSIELLAEQALSGLSSLALLDLSRNHLRTLGASSLKPLVSLQVLRVTENPWRCDCALGWLRTWISEDGQRLLSSAEQRRLMCSEPPRLSHLSLVEVAPNSLVCIPPVVQLEPSHLTVRLGESLRVSCQASGYPQPQVTWKKASHGKALLSPRGLVQELGPNGELFRPGAGGVVTALPSSGGIKVGGVGGIHGLVRGTEEGGERDSFDPDMGSGMLFLSNVTVAHAGRYECEAWNPGGVARVTFHLAVNMSSSSYSSQFWPRLNTHTFVSSSSNSFYQPEVLDVSQEPLYEQDSMDFNALGPATQTAIAVGISLLALTAVLLLIMIYTRHQQYRKEEGGSYCTSKEESILYVNDYSDGPTTFAQLEEYRDDHGHEMYVLNRAKPVGSTSARCHMISGFVQQTGMKEALLDHEMVQTLTRSGGMGLRRNPADGREGPLTTDPEELFLSQSLLFGSQVAYEIHC; from the exons ATGGTCCTCTTGTGGCTCTCCAGACTCATCCTGATCATCCTGGCCTTAGTCCCCCAACCTTCACTGGAATGCCCCTCCGGCTGTCGCTGCTACAGCCTCACAGTGGAGTGCGGATCTCTTGGGATCAAAGAAATCCCTCAGGGTGTCTCTTCTGTCACCGAG ACATTCTTCCTCCAGGATAATGCTATAATGCAGATCCGTCTTCAGGACCTGACTCGGCTGGGCAGCCTCCATTACCTGTACCTCCAAAACAACAGCATTTCGGCACTGGAGCCCGGGGCATTTCTAAGCCAAGGCCAGCTGCTTGAGCTGGCCCTCAATGGTAATCTCATCCATCTGGTCACCCCAGACATGTTTCGGGGTCTGGAGCACCTTCGAATCCTCTACCTCGCCGGCAACCAGATCACTCGAGTCCAGGATTACACGTTCAGGGGGCTGCAG CGTTTGCAGGAACTCCACCTGCAGGAAAACAGCATAGAGCTACTGGCGGAACAAGCTCTGTCTGGCTTGTCATCTCTGGCTCTGCTGGACCTCAGCAGAAATCACCTCCGCACCTTGGGAGCCTCGTCGCTCAAACCGCTAGTCAGCCTGCAGGTGCTCCGTGTCACAG AGAACCCATGGCGCTGTGATTGTGCTCTGGGCTGGCTAAGAACCTGGATCAGTGAAGATGGTCAGCGTCTGTTAAGCTCTGCAGAACAGCGTCGGCTGATGTGCTCTGAACCACCTCGCCTCTCCCACCTCAGCCTGGTGGAGGTTGCTCCAAACAGCCTGGTCTGCATCCCCCCCGTGGTGCAACTCGAGCCAAGCCACCTGACTGTGCGACTCGGGGAGAGCCTCCGTGTCTCCTGCCAAGCCTCGGGATACCCTCAGCCTCAGGTGACCTGGAAAAAAGCTTCCCATGGCAAGGCTCTGCTATCGCCTCGTGGCCTGGTTCAAGAGCTGGGACCCAATGGTGAGCTCTTCAGGCCCGGAGCTGGAGGAGTGGTGACAGCCCTGCCAAGCAGTGGGGGGATCAAGGTGGGAGGTGTGGGAGGAATTCATGGTCTTGTGCGTGGGACTGAGGAGGGTGGTGAGAGGGACAGCTTTGATCCAGACATGGGTAGTGGCATGCTTTTCCTCAGCAATGTGACGGTGGCACATGCTGGGCGCTACGAGTGTGAGGCGTGGAACCCTGGTGGCGTGGCTAGAGTTACCTTTCACCTGGCTGTCAACATGTCCTCCTCCTCATATTCATCCCAGTTCTGGCCTcgtttgaacacacacacctttgtttcctcttcatctAATTCCTTCTACCAGCCAGAGGTTCTGGATGTGAGCCAGGAGCCGCTATATGAACAGGACAGCATGGACTTCAATGCCCTTGGCCCTGCCACACAGACCGCCATTGCTGTTGGCATCTCCTTGCTGGCGCTCACTGCTGTTCTACTCTTGATTATGATCTACACTCGTCACCAGCAGTACCGTAAAGAAGAGGGTGGCTCCTACTGTACCAGCAAGGAAGAGAGCATCCTCTATGTGAACGACTACTCTGATGGACCCACCACCTTTGCGCAGCTAGAGGAGTACCGAGACGACCACGGCCACGAGATGTATGTACTCAACCGAGCCAAGCCTGTGGGGTCCACCTCAGCCAGGTGTCACATGATAAGCGGCTTTGTCCAGCAGACGGGTATGAAGGAGGCTCTCCTGGACCATGAAATGGTGCAGACACTGACCAGATCGGGGGGAATGGGGCTACGAAGAAACCCAGCAGATGGTAGAGAGGGACCCCTAACAACAGACCCAGAGGAGCTCTTCCTCAGTCAAAGTCTCCTCTTCGGATCACAGGTTGCCTATGAGATCCACTGCTAA